The following are encoded in a window of Salvia miltiorrhiza cultivar Shanhuang (shh) unplaced genomic scaffold, IMPLAD_Smil_shh fragScaff_scaffold_8_1, whole genome shotgun sequence genomic DNA:
- the LOC131003193 gene encoding protein ILITYHIA-like, with product MHHWHREKNAVWRRVQKCLQKLGIDLIGLITADVVKLCKGLLGSNGLLNSNHMEQEAALNSLSTLMSIIPGDTYTQFAKHFIDLPDRVAHDALSEVDIQIFL from the exons ATGCATCATTGGCACAGGGAAAAAAATGCAGTTTGGAGG AGGGTGCAGAAGTGTCTGCAGAAATTGGGAATTGATCTGATTGGTCTTATTACTGCTGATGTTGTTAAGTTATGCAAG GGATTATTAGGTTCAAATGGATTGTTGAATTCTAATCACATGGAGCAAGAAGCAGCTTTAAACTCCTTGTCAACACTGATGTCTATTATACCAGGAGATACTTATACACAATTTGCAAAG CACTTTATTGATCTCCCAGATCGTGTTGCTCATGACGCACTCTCAGAAGTTGATATTcag ATCTTCCTCTGA